TGATCCGGCTGAGCGCAGAATGATCCTTAATATCGGCGGCATTGCGAATCTTTCAATGCTACTGCCGGGACAGCCGGTGCGCGGCTACGACACCGGGCCGGGCAATATGCTGATGGATGCGTGGATCTGGCGTCATAAAGCGCAGCCTTATGATAAAGGCGCGGAGTGGGCGAATGAGGGACGGGTGAATTTACGTCTGTTGCAGCAAATGTTGTCCGACCCGTACTTTGCTGAACCGGCACCAAAAAGCACCGGTCGTGAATACTTCAATATGGCGTGGCTGGAAAAGCAGCTGGCGCGTTCAGCCGAAACTTCTCCGGCCGATGTGCAGGCCACGCTGGCTGAACTCACGGCAGTCAGTATCGCCGAGCAGGTTCAATTAGCTGGCGGATGCGACCGTCTGATGGTCTGTGGCGGTGGTGCGCGTAATCCCCTGCTAATGACGCGCATGTCAGCCATGCTGCCGGGCACGGAAGTGTGTACCACGGATTCCTGCGGGATCAGCGGTGATGATATGGAAGCACTGGCGTTTGCCTGGCTGGCGTTCAGAACCTTATCGGGTCAGTCGGGTAATCTGCCTTCCGTCACAGGTGCCAGCCGCGAAACTTTGCTCGGGGCGATTTATCCGGTGGTTTCAACCCGCGCCTGACGCGTTCTCGGTTTTATCTCAATGTGTTGTGCAACCTGTCATGGTACATAACAGATAAACCGAGAACACTCAGGGAGTTCAGAATGAAAAAGGCGATCATCGCTTCTCTTGCAGGATTAACGCTGGCCGGATGTAGCCAGTTCAGTCACCAGACCGAAAGCCCGACGCAGGAACTGCACTATCAGTGCGGGACATTGCCGCTGACCGTCACGCTGGATAAACCGGCACAGCAGGTCAATATGGTGATGGACGGCGAGCAGTTGAAACTGAAACAAGTTGAGGCAGCTTCCGGCACCAAATACAGCGATGGCCGTTACACGTTCTGGTCGAAAGGTAATCAGGCTTTCGTCCAGCGTGGTGAAAACGTCATCATCGACGATTGCATTCAAAAATAAACCTACCCGTCATACTTTGAACTGCAAATGCGTTGGCTGCGTTTGCTCACCCCGGTCACAGAGTTATCTATGCTCCGGGGATCCCCTCACTTGCCGCCTTTTTGCATCTCGAATTACTTTGGGTAGCTTCTTTTTTCATAATTTCTCTTTTCAAACCCCGCGTCAGGAACGTTGAGATCCTGACGCGGCGGGTGCACAATGCGTCTACCTTCCTTTGATACGCAATTGATCCATATGGCTGATAATAAAGAATTTGATATTGCGGACTCGCGCCGTGAATACACCCGGGGCGGATTACGTCGCGCTGATTTAACGCCGGAACCGCTGCCGCTGTTTGAGCGCTGGCTGAAACAGGCGTGTGATGCCCGTCTGGCCGATCCGACGGCGATGGTTGTCGCGACGGTGGATGAAAACGGACAGCCTTTCCAGCGCATAGTGCTGCTCAAACATTATGATGAAAAAGGGCTGGTGTTTTACACCAACCTCGGCAGCCGTAAGGCGCAGCAGCTGGCGGGCAATTCCCGTATCAGCCTGTTATTCCCCTGGCATATGCTCGACAGACAAGTCAACGTTCTCGGTCAGGCAGAGCGTTTATCCACGCTGGAAGTCATGAAATACTTCACCAGTCGTCCGAAAGACAGCCAGATTGGCGCATGGGTTTCTCAGCAATCCACCCGCATTTCGGCGCGTGGCGTGCTGGAAAGTAAATTCCTCGAACTGAAACAGAAATTCAGTAATGGTGAAGTGCCGTTGCCAAGTTTCTGGGGTGGTTTTCGCGTCAAAGTGGATTCAATGGAATTCTGGCAGGGCGGTGAACATCGTCTGCACGACCGGTTCATTTATCAGCGTGATGAAGCTGAGACAGAAACTGGCTGGAAAATAGACCGCCTCGCACCTTAACCACGAAAAAACACGCGATTCCCTAGCGCTCGGGCGACGAGCGCTTTATTCTATGTCGTTCCCCGAAAGGTGAGAGAAAGGGCACATGCGCGGCATGATGTCAGACATGAATCTGCACACATTCAGTACATATTTCTAAGTACAAACAAACGGAGTCTTTGATGGCGAGCAGCAACCTGATTAAACAACTGCAAGAGCGGGGCCTCATTGCCCAGGTAACGGATGAAGAAGCGTTAGCAGAGCGACTGGCGCAAGGGCCAATTGCACTCTATTGCGGTTTCGATCCTACCGCAGACAGCTTGCATTTGGGACATCTGGTGCCTTTGCTTTGCCTGAAACGCTTCCAGCTGAACGGCCACAAGCCTGTGGCGCTGGTGGGTGGCGCAACCGGTCTTATTGGTGATCCGAGCTTTAAAGCGACCGAGCGTAAGCTGAACACCAATGAAACCGTGAATGAGTGGGTGGAAAAAATCCGTCAGCAGGTTTCTCCGTTCCTGGATTTCAGCTGTGGCGATAACAGCGCAATCACCGCGAACAACTACGACTGGTTCGGCGGCATGAACGTGCTGACCTTCCTGCGTGATATCGGTAAACACTTCTCTGTTAACCAGATGATCAACAAAGAAGCGGTGAAACAGCGTCTGAACCGCGATGACAGCGGCATCTCCTTTACCGAATTCTCTTACAACCTGCTGCAGGGTTATGATTTTGCGTCCCTTTACGATCTGCACAAAGTTGAGCTGCAAATCGGTGGTTCCGACCAGTGGGGCAACATCACCTCAGGTATCGACCTGACCCGTCGTCTGCACCAGAAACAAGTGTTCGGCCTGACCGTTCCGCTGATCACCAAATCTGATGGCACCAAATTCGGTAAGACCGAAGGCGGCGCAGTCTGGCTGGATCCTAAGAAAACCAGCCCGTACAAATTCTACCAGTTCTGGATCAACACAGCGGATGCCGACGTTTACCGCTTCCTGAAGTTCTTCACTTTCATGAGCATTGAAGACATCAATGCGCTGGAAGAAGAAGACAAAACCAGCGGCAAAGCGCCTCGCGCGCAGTACGTTCTGGCGGAAGAAGTAACCGGTATGGTTCACGGCGCAGAAGGTCTGGCGGCAGCGAAACGTATCACGCAGAGCCTGTTCTCCGGTTCCCTGAGTGAAATGACAGAAGTCGATTTCGGTCAGCTGGCGCAGGACGGCCTGGAACTGTTTGAAGTACCACGCGATACAGACCTGCAACAGGCTCTGGTGATTGCAGGTATGGCGCCGTCGAAAGGTCAGGCGCGTACCATGATTTCTTCCAACGCGGTTTCCGTAAACGGCGAAAAACAGACTGACACTGAATACAACTTCACTGACAGCGATCGTCTGTTTGGTCGTTATACCTTGCTGCGTCGCGGTAAAAAGAACTACACCCTGTTGCTCTGGGCATAAGTTTTAGGCAAGCATAACGGGGGGCCGAATGGCCTCCCGTTTTTGTTCACTGATATCAGTTATTCCGCCATCTCCCGATGACGTTGCAATCGGAAATTCCTCATGAAAAGCATTCTTTCTATCCAGTCACACACGGTTTTTGGTCACGCGGGTAACAGCGCGGCGGAATTCCCTATGCGTCGTATGGGCGCAAACGTTTGGCCGCTGAATACCGTTCAGTTCTCCAATCATACTCAGTATGGCCACTGGACCGGCTGTGTGATGCCTGCCACGCATCTGACGGAAATCGCGCAGGGGATTGCGGAGATTGACCGTCTGAAGGATTGTGATGCGGTGCTAAGCGGCTATATAGGCTCGCCGGAGCAGGGACAGAGCATTCTGGAGATTGTCCGCCTGGTGAAAGCGGCGAATCCGGATGCCTGGTATTTTTGCGACCCGGTCATGGGGCATCCTGAAAAGGGCTGTATCGTGGCACCGGGCGTTGCCGAGTTCCATTGCAATCAGGCGCTGGTTAACTGCGACATTATTGCCCCGAACCTGCTGGAGCTGGAATTACTCAGCGGCCATGCGGTGGCAAGTGTTGAAGAAGCGGTGGCGACGGCGCGTGAACTTATCAGCAAAGGCCCGAAAATTGTGCTGGTGAAACATTTAAGCCGTGCCGGTTATCACAGCGATCGCTTTGAAATGCTGCTGGTAACCGCGGATGAAGCCTGGCATATCGACCGCCCGCTGGTTGATTTTGGCGTGCGTCAGCCGGTCGGTGTCGGTGACCTGACCAGCGGTTTGCTGCTGGTCAATCTGCTCAAAGGCGAAGCGCTGGATAAAGCGCTGGAACACGTCACTGCGGCGGTTTACGAAGTGATGCTGACCACTCACGCGATGGGTGAGTATGAGCTGCAAATCGTGGCGGCGCAGGACAAAATGGTCAAACCAGAGCACCATTTCCCGGCGGTCAAACTCTAGATTTTACCGCCATAAAAAACGCCCCGTGCTTTAAGAGCCGGAGCGTTTTTTATTTATGTCTGTCTGTACAGACCTGTCAGGCGCAGGAAATTACTTCAGGCCTTCCGCCGTCAGCGCAGCATCAACGGCAGGGCGAGCAGCCACACGATCCAGATACGCATTGAGTTCGGTCAGTGCGCTCAGGTCAAACTTCAGTGCTTTTGCCCAACCCATCACGGTGAACAGATATGCATCCGCCACGCTGAAACGGGCACCCAGCAGGAACTGATTGTCTTTCAGTGATTCATTCACGTAAGCAAATTTTTTGCTCAGTGCTTCGCGGGTCACGGCTTTGAAATCATCCGGCGTTTTTGGATTGAACAGCGGAGAGAAGCCTTTATGCAGCTCAGTCGCAATATAGTTCAGCCATTCCAGCGCATGATAGCGAGCCAGCGTACCTTGTTCCGGCATCAGCTGACGATCAGGCTTCTGATCGGCCAGATACTGCACGATAGCCACGCCTTCGGTGAGAATGCTGCCATCATTGAGCAACAGTGTCGGGATCTGCCCTTTCGGGTTCACTGCGAGGAAGTCATCACCGGTTTCGGTTTTCTTGGTCGCCAGATCAACTTTTTCAATGCTGAAGTCCAGACCTGCTTCACGAAGGACGATGTGCGGGGAGAGGGAACAGGCACCGGATTTATAATACAGTTTCATAAACACTCCATTGGATGAGCAACCCGCCTGATCCCATAAAACACAAGCGTTTCACGGGACAGCGATTCGGCTATATAAAAACTGCTTCTATCCTAGAACCGGCGGGAGCAAATGTCAGTGTTTTAATTGTGACAGTGAGCCTGACTGCTCATATTCTGCTGTACCTTGTGCTCTTAACGCGAATGCTGATTCAGGAAATCACGGACGGCCACTTCAACATTTTCCGGCGCAGGGAGCATCGGTGAACGCAGCTCATTTTTCATCAGGCCATCGAGCGATAAGGCGTATTTAATCGCCGCCGGATTCGGCGCAGAGAACATCAGTCGGATCATTGGCAGCAGGCCGAAAAATGTTTTACGCGCCGCTGCGATATCCTGCGCTTTGAACTGACGGATAAGCTGAACAAACTCTTCCGGGAAAATATGCGAAGAAGCGGCAATGGCACCGGCGCCGCCCAGACTCAGCGTCGAGAAAATCTGCACGTCTTCACCGCACAGCACATCCAGTTCCCCGTCAGCGAGCAGTGAAAGCGTCAGATCAATGCTGCCGCCGCAATCTTTGACTGCACTGATTTGCGGATGTTTAGCCAGCTGGCGGAATGTTTCCAGCTCCATCTGCACGCCGGTACGGTAAGGAATATTGTAAAGCACCACCGGCACCGTTGAATGGTCGGCAATTTCAGTAAACCAGGCCACCAGCGCGGCCTGAGAAGGGCGGATATAATAAGGTGCGGGGATCAGAAGGCCTGCGACAGGGCGCTGAAGGATCGCATCCTGCATTTCGCGGATAACCGGCATGTGGGTGCCGGAAAGCCCCATAATGATCTGATGGCCGGGTACCACTTCCAGCACGGCATCCAGAACCTGAAGCTGTTCTTCTTTGGTGAGCATCGGCGCTTCGCCGGTGGTTCCGCAGACGACAACGCCATCAACGCCCCGTTTGAGCAGCCGGGTGCACAGAGATTTCAGTGCAGTAAAGTCGATCTCACCCTCATGGAAAGGTGTGACCAGCGGGACCCAGATACCTGAAAACGATGACATGATGTATTTCCTTAAACGGCGTGATTTATCAGCCTCGGATCATGTCAGTAAAACAGGGACGAGCGCCAATTGAATGAATTAATAAGGTGTTTTGAGTTATCTATGAAGCTTATGTATCAGCGTTTCAGATACTGGCTGACATATTCATTTCAGTCGTCAGTAACGTTGATAATACCTCAACCGGTACCGGCCTTGAGAAAAGATATCCCTGCAGATGCGAGCAACCCGCTGATACTAAAAAGGATTTTTGAAGCTGGTTTTCCACACCTTCGGCGATCACATTGAGATGCATTTTATTGCCGAGCTGGGAGACGGCAGAAACGATGGCGGCGGTATCGTTCACTTCTGTGACGTACTGCACAAACGAACGGTCGATTTTTACGCTGTCCACCGAGATATCTTTCAGCAAACTGAGACTGGAATAACCCGTACCGAAATCATCGAGCGAAATTTTCACACCGGCTTTGCGCAGTTTCGCCAGATGACTGAGACTGGTGGCATTGGCGTTCATCACTGATGTTTCTGTCAGCTCGAGTTCCAGACGTGAAGGCGGGAAGTTCTCTTCTGCAAGAACGGCCAGAATTCGCGGCCCGAAATCGGGTTCTCCCAGTTGTACTGCGGAGACGTTAATCGCCAGATTCAACTGGCCGAAGTTCTTAATATCGCGGCAGGCCTGGCGCAGAACGATTTCTCCGAGCTGTATCACCAGTCCGGTTTCTTCTGCCAGAGCAATAAACTGCACCGGCGAGACCTGCCCGAGCACCCCGTGATTCCAGCGGGCGAGCGCTTCCACGCAAACGACCTTTTCAT
The Rahnella variigena genome window above contains:
- the anmK gene encoding anhydro-N-acetylmuramic acid kinase gives rise to the protein MKSGRYIGVMSGTSLDGVDVVLAAIDERLVAQQASYSHPIPIALKNAILGMCQGQQVTLEEVGKLDTQLGILFGEAILGLLKSADISPEEVTAIGCHGQTVWHQPKGDTTFSMQLGDNNRIAAMTGITTVGDFRRRDMAWGGQGAPLVPAFHQALLSDPAERRMILNIGGIANLSMLLPGQPVRGYDTGPGNMLMDAWIWRHKAQPYDKGAEWANEGRVNLRLLQQMLSDPYFAEPAPKSTGREYFNMAWLEKQLARSAETSPADVQATLAELTAVSIAEQVQLAGGCDRLMVCGGGARNPLLMTRMSAMLPGTEVCTTDSCGISGDDMEALAFAWLAFRTLSGQSGNLPSVTGASRETLLGAIYPVVSTRA
- a CDS encoding MliC family protein — translated: MKKAIIASLAGLTLAGCSQFSHQTESPTQELHYQCGTLPLTVTLDKPAQQVNMVMDGEQLKLKQVEAASGTKYSDGRYTFWSKGNQAFVQRGENVIIDDCIQK
- the pdxH gene encoding pyridoxamine 5'-phosphate oxidase, encoding MADNKEFDIADSRREYTRGGLRRADLTPEPLPLFERWLKQACDARLADPTAMVVATVDENGQPFQRIVLLKHYDEKGLVFYTNLGSRKAQQLAGNSRISLLFPWHMLDRQVNVLGQAERLSTLEVMKYFTSRPKDSQIGAWVSQQSTRISARGVLESKFLELKQKFSNGEVPLPSFWGGFRVKVDSMEFWQGGEHRLHDRFIYQRDEAETETGWKIDRLAP
- the tyrS gene encoding tyrosine--tRNA ligase, with translation MASSNLIKQLQERGLIAQVTDEEALAERLAQGPIALYCGFDPTADSLHLGHLVPLLCLKRFQLNGHKPVALVGGATGLIGDPSFKATERKLNTNETVNEWVEKIRQQVSPFLDFSCGDNSAITANNYDWFGGMNVLTFLRDIGKHFSVNQMINKEAVKQRLNRDDSGISFTEFSYNLLQGYDFASLYDLHKVELQIGGSDQWGNITSGIDLTRRLHQKQVFGLTVPLITKSDGTKFGKTEGGAVWLDPKKTSPYKFYQFWINTADADVYRFLKFFTFMSIEDINALEEEDKTSGKAPRAQYVLAEEVTGMVHGAEGLAAAKRITQSLFSGSLSEMTEVDFGQLAQDGLELFEVPRDTDLQQALVIAGMAPSKGQARTMISSNAVSVNGEKQTDTEYNFTDSDRLFGRYTLLRRGKKNYTLLLWA
- the pdxY gene encoding pyridoxal kinase PdxY — encoded protein: MKSILSIQSHTVFGHAGNSAAEFPMRRMGANVWPLNTVQFSNHTQYGHWTGCVMPATHLTEIAQGIAEIDRLKDCDAVLSGYIGSPEQGQSILEIVRLVKAANPDAWYFCDPVMGHPEKGCIVAPGVAEFHCNQALVNCDIIAPNLLELELLSGHAVASVEEAVATARELISKGPKIVLVKHLSRAGYHSDRFEMLLVTADEAWHIDRPLVDFGVRQPVGVGDLTSGLLLVNLLKGEALDKALEHVTAAVYEVMLTTHAMGEYELQIVAAQDKMVKPEHHFPAVKL
- the gstA gene encoding glutathione transferase GstA, which encodes MKLYYKSGACSLSPHIVLREAGLDFSIEKVDLATKKTETGDDFLAVNPKGQIPTLLLNDGSILTEGVAIVQYLADQKPDRQLMPEQGTLARYHALEWLNYIATELHKGFSPLFNPKTPDDFKAVTREALSKKFAYVNESLKDNQFLLGARFSVADAYLFTVMGWAKALKFDLSALTELNAYLDRVAARPAVDAALTAEGLK
- the dapA gene encoding 4-hydroxy-tetrahydrodipicolinate synthase gives rise to the protein MSSFSGIWVPLVTPFHEGEIDFTALKSLCTRLLKRGVDGVVVCGTTGEAPMLTKEEQLQVLDAVLEVVPGHQIIMGLSGTHMPVIREMQDAILQRPVAGLLIPAPYYIRPSQAALVAWFTEIADHSTVPVVLYNIPYRTGVQMELETFRQLAKHPQISAVKDCGGSIDLTLSLLADGELDVLCGEDVQIFSTLSLGGAGAIAASSHIFPEEFVQLIRQFKAQDIAAARKTFFGLLPMIRLMFSAPNPAAIKYALSLDGLMKNELRSPMLPAPENVEVAVRDFLNQHSR